The following is a genomic window from Methylomarinum vadi.
AGGAAATCACCGATCTCGTTAATGTGTTGGAACAATTGCTGGACGATTATGAGTCAATGCGTCCATCTACCGTGACAATTTATAAAAAAATTACTTCCCGCCCATTGATTCGAGCGCCAAGAGCCATGGTTTCCATTGTTCTCGGCAATGTCATCAAGAATGCCTTTTCCTACACTAGAGAAGGGGGGATCGGTTTCGAGGTCACGGATAGGATGTTGAAAATTGCCGATTCCGGCCAAGGTATTGCGCAAAAAAATATGGAACATATCTTTGAAAGAGGCTACAAAGGCAGGGGAAGCGATGGACAGGGCTTGGGTCTTTCATTGGTACAGCGTATTTGCGCGTACTATCATTGGCGGTTATCCATCGACAGTGTTCCCGGCCAGGGAACGACGGTGATACTCATCTTCGACAATCAATGACTATCCCTCAGCAGTTTGTAGTCGATTGCTGATTGCTGGTTCACCCTATGTCAATGTCTAAGCTATCTTATTCCATTTGAAATCAGTTTTTGCGTTGCAGTCATAATATTGAAGCGAAACTGGTTCTGTATATCGGCAGTCCATCGTCGGCTAGTCGGGTTCGATTGTTGCTCAAAGGGAAAGCGGTTATTGAACAACACGACCGCTGGCCGCCTGATACCTGCCTCAATCATTACAGTGCGTTGGTATTACCGATAGAGGAAAGTGGCATATCCGAGTTGGCGGGATTGAGCACTAAAGGCGAATATATTAGGGGGGCGACAAGATCAAGGTTAAAAACTTAATCTTGTCGGTGTTTGCCGGAGGTTTTAAGGATTATTTAGTTGGCAACACTCTGTATTATCGGGTCCTTTCGAACAATTGAGACCGGGTGCAATGCCCGGTCACTCAGGTGAGGACATTATCATTCCACTTGCAGGCGTTTTTTTTCCCGCTGGATGAAATACAAATTGCGTGAATAAATGAGCAATCCACTGGCTTGGCCGACGATAAAGACCGGGTCCATGCGATGTATTGCATAAATCAGCAGGGTGAGTCCGCCGGCGATGCTGAAGTACCAAAACGCGTGTGGGATGATGCTGCGTTTGGCCCGTTCGCTCTTCAACCATTGCACCAGAAAGCGGGCGGAAAAGAGGCCTTGCCCCAAGAACCCTATGGAAATCCAAATCATTTCTTCAGTCATTGCCTATTACCTCTACCTCGGCGTTTTTCGCGCGGTGGTTTAACCACATCACGCCGAGTAAATCGATGATCCCCGCTAGCAGGCGGTCTAGTGTGCCATACTTCGATTGGCCATTGGTGCGTCCACGGTGATTGACGCTTTCCGAGATGACCTGGCCGCCGTTGCGTATCATCAAAGCCGGCAAAAAACGGTGCATGTGATTGAAATAAGGCAACAATAAGAACTGGTCGCGCAGAAATAATTTCAATCCACAACCGGTATCGGGCGTGTTATCGTGTAGTAGCGTGGAACGGACGCTATTGGCGATTTTGGAGCTGATGCGCCGCCAGGCACTATCGTTACGTTGTTTGCGCCATCCGGCGATCATCCAAAGCGAGGGGTTTTCGCTGCGTTGCTGTTGGAAAACTTGCCACAAACGCGGAATGTCAGCGGGGTCGTTTTGGCCATCGCCGTCCAGCGTGGCGATAATGTTGTATCTGGCTGCCATGACGCCACTGTGGATTGCAGCGCTTTGGCCGCGGCTTTGCCGGTGACGCAACACCCGTAAATTGGTTATCCGTTGCGCCGCCTGTTGTAAAATTTGTGGACTTTGATCATTACTGCCGTCATCGATATAAATGATTTCATAGGTTGAGGATGGCCCCATTGCGTCGACGATTTCATGCAAAAGAGGTTCAATGTTCTCGGCTTCATTAAAAACCGGAACGACAACTGAGATTTCCAACAATCATTCTCCAATATAATTTATAGGCTTTAGGAACGGAATTACTGTCTGAAAAGAAGCAAGCTGTGCGAATAAGATAAGCCGCCAAAAATCGAAACTATTATAATATTTTAAGCTTTAATTTTCATTAAATGAGTAAAGGGTAATTAGGTCATTTCGACACTTGGTAAGACAGGAGAGAATAGAAGCGGGTTGATGTGAACCAAACTTAAAATTGGTAATCGTTTCTTGCTTGCCACGATAGTTAAGTTTATGTTACTCCTTTGTTCGGATTGGTGAGTTCGTTGAGGTGAATTGAAATGAAAAACGTTAACTTATTGGCCTCGTGTCGGTTATTCGTGCTACTCTTTTGCGCTACTTTTTATCATTCGGTTGTCAACTCTGCCGAAGGAGTGTCCGCCATGCCCTTTACCCTAAGCGCTTCCGGTTTCGCTGATCGGGATGAGATTCCCCAACGCTTTACTTGCGACGGCGAGGATATTTCGCCTGCCTTGAACTGGTCCGGTGTGCCGGAAGGTGCACAAAGTTTGGTGTTGATTGTCGACGACCCCGATGCGCCCGACCCCGCCGCGCCGAAAATGACTTGGGTGCATTGGCTGTTGTATAACCTGCCGCCAACTTCAACCGGCTTGCCAGAGGCGGTCGCTGCTGGCGATCTTCCCGCAGGTACTTTACAGGGCAGTAACGATTGGCGGCGCACCGGTTATGGCGGGCCTTGTCCACCCAAAGGTCGTCACCGTTATTTCCATAAGCTGTATGCATTGGATGTGGTGTTGCCCGATCTGAAGCGACCCAGCAAGGCCGAATTGGAAAAGGCCATGCAAGGCCACATCATCGACCAGGTCCAGTTGATCGGCACCTACCAACGCTAACACCCTTACTGTTTCAGTGTCTTCAATATATCCAAAGGGAAGACGATAGTGGAGGATTTGTCGCCGGCGATTTCGGTCAGCGTTTGTAAATAACGCAGCTGAATCGCCTCGGGTTGTAACGCCAACATTTGCGCGGCCTGCAGCAGTTTTTCCGCCGCCTGCATTTCACCGTCGGCGTGGATCACTTTGGCGCGCCGCGTCCTTTCCGCTTCCGCCTGTTTGGCGATGGCCCTGATCATGCTTTCGTCGAGATCCACATGTTTGATTTCGACGTTCGAGACCTTGATGCCCCAGGCATCGGTTTGCTGGTCGAGATTGGTCTGGATGTCGATATTCAAACGGTCGCGTTCCGCCAGCATTTCGTCCAGTTCATGTTGCCCCAGCACCGAACGGAGCGTGGTTTGTGCCAGCTGGCTGGTTGCGTCATAAAAATTCTCCACCTGGATGATCGCCTTGTCCGGTTCAATGACGCGGAAATAAACCACGGCGTTGACTTTGACCGATACGTTGTCGCGGGAAATGACGTCCTGTGTCGGCACATCCATGACGATGGTGCGCAGATCGACCCGTTCCATTTGTTGAATCAACGGGATCACGATGATGAAGCCCGGCCCCTTGACCTTATAGTAACGACCGAGCATAAAGATGACGCCGCGTTCGTATTCCCTGAGGATGCGAAAGGAACTGATCAACAAGACCAGCAAAACACTTAAAAAGATATAACCGAAATTTGCAAACATCACTCTTCCTCCTCATGTGGTATCGGTTCGACGCGGAGCATCAAACCCTCGATGGCCGTGACTTTAACTTTCTCGTTTTTATGTAGTGGCCGGCTACATCGAGCTCGCCAATTTTCACTGTGAATCCGGATCATGCCGGTACCGCTGAAATCACTCAGCGCCTCGCCGACACAGCCCAGCATTTCTTCTTTGCCGCTAACGATCGGTCTATGCCGGGACTTGATCAGCAGACCGATGGCAATGATGAAAAAGGCCGCGCTGCTCAGGGCGAATCCGGCGATCAAACCCAGGTCGATACCGAACCCCGGCACCTCGGTGTCCATCAAAATGATCGAGCCGATGACGAAGGCGACCACGCCGCCCAGGCCGAGAATGCCGATACTGGGCACGAAAGCTTCGGCGATCATCAAGCCGATTCCCAATAGAATCAGGGCCATGCCGGCATAGTTGATCGGCAATAACTGCAAGGCATAAAGGGCTAGTAGCAGACAAATTCCGCCTATCGTGCCGGGCACGATGCTACCCGGATTGGAGAATTCGAACACCAGTCCGTAGATACCGACCATCAGTAAGATATAAGCGATGCTCGGATTGGTGATGACGGCGAGAAATTCACTGCGCCAGTCGGGTTGAATTTTTTTGATGACGACTCGGGACGTATCGAATGTGATTTCCCGGTTATTTACCTTGACTTTTCTTCCCTGGAGTTGACGTAATAGGTCGTCGACGTCGTTTGCCAGGATGTCAATGACATTCAGTTTCAGCGCTTCTTCGGCGGAAAGACTGGCGGCTTCGCGCACCGCTTGTTCTGCCCATTGTTCATTGCGACCGCGCATTTTGGCCAAGCCGCGAATATAGGCGGCCGCGTCGTTGACCATTTTGTGCGACATCGGGTCGTCCAACGGTTTTTTGTTGCCTTCCTTGTTATTACCGTTCTCCTTGTCGTCGCCTAGACTGCCGAAACCGCCGATTTGCACCGGTGTGGC
Proteins encoded in this region:
- a CDS encoding lipid-A-disaccharide synthase N-terminal domain-containing protein, which codes for MTEEMIWISIGFLGQGLFSARFLVQWLKSERAKRSIIPHAFWYFSIAGGLTLLIYAIHRMDPVFIVGQASGLLIYSRNLYFIQREKKRLQVE
- a CDS encoding glycosyltransferase family 2 protein yields the protein MEISVVVPVFNEAENIEPLLHEIVDAMGPSSTYEIIYIDDGSNDQSPQILQQAAQRITNLRVLRHRQSRGQSAAIHSGVMAARYNIIATLDGDGQNDPADIPRLWQVFQQQRSENPSLWMIAGWRKQRNDSAWRRISSKIANSVRSTLLHDNTPDTGCGLKLFLRDQFLLLPYFNHMHRFLPALMIRNGGQVISESVNHRGRTNGQSKYGTLDRLLAGIIDLLGVMWLNHRAKNAEVEVIGND
- a CDS encoding slipin family protein; this encodes MFANFGYIFLSVLLVLLISSFRILREYERGVIFMLGRYYKVKGPGFIIVIPLIQQMERVDLRTIVMDVPTQDVISRDNVSVKVNAVVYFRVIEPDKAIIQVENFYDATSQLAQTTLRSVLGQHELDEMLAERDRLNIDIQTNLDQQTDAWGIKVSNVEIKHVDLDESMIRAIAKQAEAERTRRAKVIHADGEMQAAEKLLQAAQMLALQPEAIQLRYLQTLTEIAGDKSSTIVFPLDILKTLKQ
- a CDS encoding YbhB/YbcL family Raf kinase inhibitor-like protein — its product is MPFTLSASGFADRDEIPQRFTCDGEDISPALNWSGVPEGAQSLVLIVDDPDAPDPAAPKMTWVHWLLYNLPPTSTGLPEAVAAGDLPAGTLQGSNDWRRTGYGGPCPPKGRHRYFHKLYALDVVLPDLKRPSKAELEKAMQGHIIDQVQLIGTYQR
- a CDS encoding NfeD family protein; this encodes MLFTRYIRFGLLMLLIVTATVHGETESNQTTTQAVIIQLDIHDVIGPATADYFERNLQKAIDGKAMAVLLQMDTPGGLDVSMRQIIKQIISSPIPVISYVAPGGARAASAGTYILYASHIAAMAPATNLGAATPVQIGGFGSLGDDKENGNNKEGNKKPLDDPMSHKMVNDAAAYIRGLAKMRGRNEQWAEQAVREAASLSAEEALKLNVIDILANDVDDLLRQLQGRKVKVNNREITFDTSRVVIKKIQPDWRSEFLAVITNPSIAYILLMVGIYGLVFEFSNPGSIVPGTIGGICLLLALYALQLLPINYAGMALILLGIGLMIAEAFVPSIGILGLGGVVAFVIGSIILMDTEVPGFGIDLGLIAGFALSSAAFFIIAIGLLIKSRHRPIVSGKEEMLGCVGEALSDFSGTGMIRIHSENWRARCSRPLHKNEKVKVTAIEGLMLRVEPIPHEEEE